The proteins below are encoded in one region of Aquisphaera giovannonii:
- a CDS encoding serine/threonine-protein kinase has protein sequence MNADPFDEEAIFQVARRIASPSARTAYLGQACGADAALRRRVERLLRVCEEEASFLDVPACAATTDRAAAAEAPAERIGPYRLMETIGEGGMGVVYVARQVEPVRRDVALKLIKPGMDSRAVVARFEAERQALALMDHPNIARVLDAGTTEQGRPYFVMELVRGIPITEYCDREQLSVPERLELFVLACRAVQHAHQKGVIHRDLKPSNILVTLHDGVPVPKVIDFGIAKAVGQSLTEKTIYTGFLQLVGTPLYMSPEQADLSGLDVDTRSDIYSLGVLLYELLTGTTPFDPATLRAAALDEMRRIIREEEPARPSTRLSSLGASLSTASARRKADPRRLVASLRGELDWVVMKALEKDRRRRFETANDLAADVMRYLNDQPVEACPPSPLYRFSKFARRNRPTLVAGLLVVLALLIGAGVSAWQAVRATRAERRAEARSQLARKAVDRMYTQVAEKWLSQQAKLTGLQREFLEEALAFYRQFADEQGEDLPAQLEALRARKRVAMIEEALGHDDRAEATYRAMTRELEALSARHPDDPSCGEELAWTLAQLAVVHSRHNRHRDAEDLERRSIRICETLVARAPGNRDYRYRLAVTLHNLGVTCADVGRNTEAEAAFVRAREMLTRLHEEAPDDGEVTAKLALTEDSVGRAWDRSGRHADAEAALRRSVGLYEQLLAVDRGNPGYRSGLAIGLINLNTVSSDRQQINDRDIRIIEILAKLAEEFPDRPRYRELLSISRSNHAITLKELGKLNEAKRVGGEAIATAERLAAEFPSIPDYRAMVADALDLMAVCQYEAGEVERGKQSARRAHEVWLPLMTAFPDRVDYRRKFAEFLTNEAQRRLIAADASRREPAEAVHLARRACEVNPGQELGWKWLGLAEYAAGNWDAAIRAEEKNIAIRAGDGWAFLYLVLASAHWRRGDPEKAREWYAKAASRIAAGGSLADTPPWLVDEASSLLGEAKIVEPRRPAPPGGPPKPAP, from the coding sequence ATGAACGCCGATCCATTCGACGAGGAGGCGATCTTCCAGGTGGCCCGCCGGATCGCCAGCCCGTCGGCGCGGACAGCCTACCTCGGGCAGGCCTGCGGGGCCGACGCGGCCCTCCGGCGCCGGGTGGAGCGGCTGTTGCGGGTCTGCGAGGAGGAGGCGAGCTTCCTCGACGTGCCGGCCTGCGCGGCGACGACGGACCGGGCCGCCGCGGCCGAGGCCCCCGCCGAGCGGATCGGCCCGTACCGCCTCATGGAGACGATCGGCGAGGGGGGCATGGGCGTCGTCTACGTCGCCAGGCAGGTCGAGCCGGTCCGTCGGGACGTCGCCTTGAAGCTGATCAAGCCCGGGATGGATTCGAGGGCGGTCGTCGCCCGGTTCGAGGCCGAGCGGCAGGCCCTGGCGCTGATGGACCACCCCAACATCGCGCGGGTGCTCGACGCCGGCACCACCGAGCAGGGCCGCCCCTACTTCGTCATGGAACTGGTCCGCGGCATCCCGATCACCGAGTATTGCGACCGGGAGCAGTTGTCGGTCCCGGAGCGGCTGGAGCTGTTCGTGCTGGCCTGCCGCGCGGTGCAGCATGCGCACCAGAAGGGGGTGATCCACCGGGACCTGAAGCCCTCCAACATCCTGGTGACCCTGCACGACGGCGTGCCGGTCCCCAAGGTGATCGACTTCGGGATCGCCAAGGCCGTCGGCCAGAGCCTCACCGAGAAGACGATCTACACCGGCTTCCTGCAGCTCGTGGGGACGCCGCTGTACATGAGCCCGGAGCAGGCCGACCTCTCGGGCCTGGACGTGGACACCCGGAGCGATATCTACAGCCTGGGCGTGCTGCTCTACGAGCTGCTGACCGGCACGACTCCCTTCGACCCCGCGACGCTCCGCGCGGCGGCCCTGGACGAGATGCGGAGGATCATCCGCGAGGAGGAGCCGGCGAGGCCGAGCACACGCCTCAGCTCCCTCGGGGCGTCGCTCTCGACCGCCTCGGCCCGGCGTAAGGCCGACCCGAGGCGGCTGGTCGCGTCGCTCCGCGGGGAGCTCGACTGGGTCGTCATGAAGGCGCTGGAGAAGGACCGGCGGAGACGCTTCGAGACGGCCAACGACCTCGCGGCCGACGTGATGCGGTACCTCAACGATCAGCCGGTCGAGGCGTGCCCGCCGTCCCCGCTCTACCGCTTCTCCAAGTTCGCCCGGCGGAACCGGCCCACGCTGGTCGCGGGGCTCCTCGTCGTCCTCGCCCTGCTCATCGGGGCGGGAGTGAGCGCATGGCAGGCGGTCCGCGCCACCCGGGCCGAGCGGCGAGCCGAGGCCCGCTCTCAGCTGGCTCGGAAGGCCGTCGATCGCATGTACACGCAGGTCGCGGAGAAGTGGCTGTCCCAGCAGGCGAAGCTGACCGGCTTGCAGCGAGAGTTCCTCGAGGAGGCCCTCGCGTTCTATCGGCAGTTCGCGGACGAGCAGGGCGAGGACCTCCCGGCCCAGCTCGAGGCCCTCCGCGCCCGGAAGCGGGTCGCGATGATCGAGGAGGCGCTCGGCCACGACGACCGGGCCGAGGCGACCTACCGGGCGATGACCCGGGAGCTCGAGGCCCTCTCGGCCCGGCACCCCGACGACCCGAGCTGCGGCGAGGAGCTCGCCTGGACGCTGGCGCAACTGGCCGTCGTCCATTCCAGGCACAACCGGCACCGGGATGCGGAGGACCTGGAGAGGCGATCGATCCGGATCTGCGAAACCCTCGTCGCCCGGGCCCCCGGGAACCGGGATTATCGCTATCGACTCGCCGTCACACTCCACAACCTGGGGGTGACCTGCGCCGACGTCGGCCGGAATACCGAGGCCGAGGCCGCGTTCGTCCGGGCCCGCGAGATGCTCACGCGGCTCCATGAAGAGGCCCCCGACGACGGCGAGGTCACCGCCAAGCTGGCGCTGACCGAGGACAGCGTGGGGCGTGCCTGGGACCGGTCGGGACGGCACGCGGACGCCGAGGCCGCCTTGCGTCGCTCCGTCGGGCTCTACGAGCAACTGCTCGCCGTGGATCGGGGCAATCCGGGTTATCGGAGCGGCCTCGCGATCGGGCTGATCAACCTCAATACCGTCTCGTCGGACAGGCAGCAAATCAACGATCGTGACATCCGCATCATCGAGATCCTGGCCAAGCTGGCCGAGGAGTTCCCGGACCGGCCCAGGTATCGGGAGCTCCTCTCGATCAGCCGGTCGAACCATGCCATCACGCTCAAGGAACTCGGCAAGCTCAACGAGGCGAAGCGAGTCGGCGGCGAGGCCATCGCCACGGCCGAGCGGCTCGCGGCCGAATTCCCGTCGATCCCCGACTACCGGGCCATGGTCGCCGACGCACTCGACTTGATGGCGGTCTGCCAGTACGAGGCCGGCGAAGTCGAGCGGGGGAAACAATCGGCCCGACGCGCCCATGAGGTCTGGCTACCCCTGATGACCGCCTTCCCCGACCGGGTGGACTATCGCCGGAAATTCGCCGAGTTCCTCACCAACGAAGCCCAGCGGCGGCTCATCGCCGCCGATGCCTCCCGGCGGGAGCCCGCGGAGGCCGTCCACCTCGCCCGCCGCGCGTGCGAGGTGAATCCCGGCCAGGAGCTCGGCTGGAAGTGGCTGGGGCTGGCCGAGTACGCGGCCGGGAACTGGGACGCCGCCATCCGGGCCGAGGAGAAGAACATCGCGATCCGCGCGGGGGACGGCTGGGCCTTCCTCTACCTCGTCCTGGCCTCCGCGCACTGGCGGCGAGGTGACCCCGAGAAGGCCCGTGAATGGTACGCCAAGGCCGCGTCGCGGATCGCGGCCGGCGGGAGCCTGGCCGACACGCCGCCCTGGCTCGTCGACGAGGCGAGCTCCCTGCTCGGCGAGGCGAAGATCGTGGAGCCGCGTCGGCCGGCCCCGCCGGGCGGCCCGCCGAAGCCGGCCCCGTAG
- a CDS encoding tetratricopeptide repeat protein — protein MNTVDTRRMRRRRLAGTMLPSLVAACMSAGTVAGSTAVGLGSPAGGMATMAIEGLSGAADAPATSRPNRIPPREPQADPLLPGSWVVILDPAASLRDGERRAPAEDALFFRIEKAEGDRLRVASWDGKKSGWVPRDVPVTPEKALDALDRRIQANPVDAAAIRDRGRVRSYGREWDPALADLGEAIRLAPGDPKGPAARADVWRMKGETDKAIADWDRAIQLDPGNARAHSSRGALREGRGQYDAAIADYTEAIRSDPGDYWSLTNRGTCYLRMGVLDKAAADQTAAITLKPDFAPAYTARGGIFQQRKDYERAIADFDEAVRLAPADPYPLTLRGDARFEKNEFEKAIEDYSRAISLKADSAYAFSRRGSAWSRKQDHAKAIADYTEAIRIEPGRSHHYFNRGTEREAAGDHEKAIADLSRFIELEPRNPIGHAFRAWSRQQKHDWDEAIADLTEAIRLDPAKAFYRDLRGQAWSRRGKHAQAIADFDEVIRLDPTDASLYVNRGLEWLKDEQYDRAIADFTRSTEVDPKSTMGFRLRGGVHHIRGEYAQEADDYLALIRRDPDSALGHRSLAWLLATCPDAKVRDGRRAVAEATRACELEQWKSGSAIGALAAACAESGDFAAAIKHQKQAISLVEQFSEAGLEYTTRLSLYEIHRPFRD, from the coding sequence ATGAATACGGTCGACACCCGACGGATGCGGCGGCGAAGGCTGGCCGGGACGATGCTGCCAAGCCTGGTCGCGGCGTGCATGTCGGCGGGGACCGTCGCGGGATCCACCGCCGTTGGCCTGGGCAGTCCGGCGGGGGGCATGGCCACGATGGCCATCGAAGGTCTCTCGGGGGCGGCCGATGCCCCCGCGACCTCGCGGCCCAACCGCATCCCCCCGCGGGAGCCGCAGGCCGATCCGCTCCTCCCCGGCAGCTGGGTCGTGATCCTCGATCCCGCCGCCTCGCTCCGGGATGGCGAGCGTCGGGCGCCCGCCGAGGACGCCCTGTTCTTCAGGATCGAGAAGGCCGAAGGTGACCGGCTCCGCGTCGCGTCCTGGGACGGCAAGAAGTCCGGATGGGTCCCGCGGGACGTCCCGGTCACGCCGGAGAAGGCCCTGGATGCCCTGGACAGGAGGATCCAGGCCAACCCCGTGGACGCGGCGGCCATCCGGGACCGCGGCCGCGTCCGATCCTACGGGCGGGAGTGGGACCCGGCCCTCGCCGATCTCGGCGAGGCGATCCGCCTGGCACCTGGAGACCCGAAGGGCCCGGCCGCCCGTGCCGACGTCTGGCGCATGAAGGGCGAGACGGATAAGGCCATCGCCGACTGGGACAGGGCCATCCAGCTCGACCCCGGGAATGCCCGCGCTCATTCGTCCCGGGGGGCCCTCCGCGAGGGCCGGGGGCAGTACGACGCGGCGATCGCCGATTACACCGAGGCCATCCGATCGGATCCCGGGGACTACTGGTCGTTGACCAATCGAGGAACTTGCTACCTGAGGATGGGGGTGCTCGACAAGGCGGCCGCGGACCAGACCGCGGCGATCACGCTGAAGCCGGATTTCGCGCCGGCCTACACGGCCCGCGGGGGCATCTTCCAGCAGCGGAAGGACTATGAAAGGGCGATCGCGGATTTCGACGAGGCCGTGAGGCTGGCCCCCGCGGACCCCTATCCCTTGACGCTCAGGGGAGACGCCCGTTTCGAGAAGAATGAGTTCGAGAAGGCGATCGAAGACTATTCTCGGGCGATCTCTCTGAAGGCGGATTCGGCGTATGCCTTCAGCCGCCGGGGATCCGCGTGGAGCCGGAAGCAGGATCATGCGAAGGCCATCGCCGATTACACGGAAGCGATCCGGATCGAGCCGGGCCGATCGCACCATTACTTCAACCGGGGCACCGAGCGGGAGGCGGCGGGGGATCATGAGAAGGCCATCGCCGACCTGTCCCGGTTCATCGAGCTCGAGCCGCGCAATCCGATAGGCCATGCCTTCCGCGCCTGGTCCCGGCAGCAGAAGCATGACTGGGACGAGGCCATCGCGGACCTGACCGAGGCCATCCGGCTCGACCCGGCGAAGGCGTTCTACCGCGACCTTCGCGGCCAGGCCTGGTCGAGACGCGGGAAGCACGCCCAGGCGATCGCCGACTTCGACGAGGTCATCCGGCTCGACCCGACCGACGCGTCACTCTACGTGAACCGCGGGCTGGAATGGCTCAAGGACGAGCAGTACGACAGGGCCATCGCCGACTTCACGCGATCGACCGAGGTGGATCCGAAGTCCACTATGGGGTTCAGGCTACGGGGCGGGGTCCACCACATCCGGGGCGAGTACGCGCAGGAGGCCGACGATTACCTCGCTCTGATCCGGCGCGACCCCGACTCGGCCCTCGGCCACCGATCGCTCGCCTGGCTGCTGGCGACGTGCCCGGACGCGAAGGTCCGCGACGGCCGGCGTGCCGTGGCGGAGGCCACTCGCGCCTGCGAACTGGAACAGTGGAAGAGCGGGTCGGCCATCGGCGCGCTCGCGGCGGCCTGCGCGGAGTCCGGCGACTTCGCGGCGGCCATCAAGCACCAGAAGCAGGCCATCTCCCTCGTCGAACAGTTCAGCGAGGCCGGCCTCGAGTACACGACCCGCCTGTCACTCTACGAGATTCATCGCCCGTTCCGCGACTAG
- a CDS encoding FG-GAP repeat protein, producing the protein MWQPFATRPRSLDRRRRVPRRSLVAPERLEERLALSYADFELSSLLPANGGNGSAGFVVDGIVEGGIFGQPRFTYEQVGDVNGDGVDDLLLAAPGLGNTGSSQLPTRSDAYLVFGQSGGFPAAFNLASLDGTTGYAIHDAALGDAIGFVGGGAGDLNRDGAPDLVLGAVWATPSPDRPRAGQSFVLYGGAAHLAALDLADGSRDGQIQLQSLDGTHGFVANGSAAGEGAGRAVGIGDVNGDHVDDLIIGGRGTPARSYVVFGRDSSRGDVFPATLELSTLNGTNGFAIVSSNTNTSGFGNAGGAGDVNGDGLDDLVIGDYMAAPGGRGYAGQAYIIFGRRSFAASLNVATLNGTNGFTVNGAVANDFLGYSVDGAGDVNGDGLDDVAIGATIASNAAGARSGAVYVVLGKPAGFPAVIEVSTLNGANGFAMFGVAAYESTGGPVSGAGDVNGDGLDDLIIGAASADTNGITDAGRSFVVYGRRNYGPSFNLSNLLAANGGDGSAGFVLNGFSTGQSTRPAGIGDVNGDGFADIRVGAETDDPNGLVDAGRAYIVYGKPSPSPITKFYVVDDASANSTYEYTALGTPAERYSVAAGNTAPRGAASTAAGDKVWVIDANKTVYVYDAGGSLLGSWAAGGLASNATVEGIATNGTDVWIVDGRQGKVFRYAGAAGRLSGSQNAASSFALNSGNAGPKDIVTDGTNLWVVNDSTTDKVFKYTLSGSLVGSWTISGAGSSPTGITLDPSGGGALWVVDSGTDRVYQFDNARGRTSGSQSPSASFALAAGNANPQGIADPPAGPGATPHAAIPGSRKARPFAGGAGTPAAPSSIAITRESPTLVTGASLSDQELTFLATELIRGTATRARPSSRLPLG; encoded by the coding sequence ATGTGGCAGCCATTCGCGACGCGTCCCCGATCCCTCGACCGGCGGCGTCGAGTTCCCCGCCGGAGCCTCGTGGCGCCGGAACGCCTGGAGGAACGCCTCGCCCTGTCGTACGCAGACTTCGAGCTGAGCAGCCTGTTGCCGGCCAACGGCGGGAACGGCTCGGCCGGCTTCGTCGTCGACGGGATCGTCGAGGGCGGGATCTTCGGTCAGCCTCGCTTCACCTATGAGCAGGTCGGCGACGTCAACGGCGACGGCGTGGATGACCTGCTCCTCGCGGCGCCCGGGCTGGGAAACACCGGTTCGTCGCAACTCCCGACGCGGAGCGACGCCTACCTGGTCTTCGGCCAGTCCGGGGGTTTCCCCGCCGCCTTCAACCTCGCATCGCTCGACGGCACGACGGGCTACGCCATCCACGACGCCGCCCTCGGCGACGCCATCGGATTCGTGGGCGGCGGGGCAGGGGACCTGAACCGCGACGGCGCCCCCGACCTCGTCCTCGGGGCCGTCTGGGCAACCCCGTCGCCCGACCGGCCGCGCGCCGGCCAGTCGTTCGTCCTGTACGGCGGCGCCGCCCACCTGGCCGCGCTCGACCTCGCGGACGGCTCGCGGGACGGCCAGATCCAGCTCCAGTCCCTGGACGGCACGCACGGCTTCGTCGCCAACGGCTCCGCGGCGGGGGAGGGCGCCGGCCGGGCCGTCGGGATCGGCGACGTGAACGGAGATCACGTCGATGACCTGATCATCGGCGGCCGCGGCACCCCGGCCAGGAGCTACGTGGTCTTCGGGCGCGACTCGTCCAGGGGGGATGTCTTCCCGGCGACGCTCGAGTTGTCCACGCTGAACGGGACGAACGGATTTGCGATCGTCAGCTCCAACACGAATACGTCCGGCTTCGGAAACGCCGGGGGCGCGGGCGATGTCAATGGCGACGGCCTCGACGACCTGGTCATCGGAGACTACATGGCCGCCCCGGGCGGGCGAGGTTATGCCGGCCAGGCTTACATCATCTTCGGCCGGAGGAGCTTCGCCGCCAGCCTCAACGTCGCGACGCTCAACGGCACCAACGGATTCACGGTCAACGGGGCGGTGGCGAACGACTTCCTCGGCTATTCGGTGGACGGCGCCGGCGACGTGAACGGCGACGGCCTCGACGACGTGGCGATCGGGGCCACGATCGCGAGCAACGCGGCGGGGGCTCGCAGCGGCGCGGTCTACGTCGTCCTCGGCAAGCCTGCCGGCTTCCCGGCCGTCATCGAGGTGAGCACGCTCAACGGGGCCAACGGGTTCGCCATGTTCGGCGTCGCCGCCTACGAGAGCACCGGCGGCCCCGTCAGCGGCGCGGGCGACGTGAACGGAGACGGCCTGGACGACCTGATCATCGGCGCGGCATCCGCCGATACCAATGGGATCACCGACGCCGGCCGGAGCTTCGTCGTGTACGGCCGGCGGAACTACGGGCCGAGCTTCAACCTCTCGAACCTGCTGGCCGCCAACGGTGGCGACGGGTCGGCCGGGTTCGTCCTGAACGGATTCTCGACCGGCCAGAGCACGAGGCCCGCGGGGATCGGCGACGTCAACGGCGACGGGTTCGCCGACATCCGAGTCGGGGCCGAGACCGACGACCCGAACGGCCTGGTCGACGCGGGCCGCGCCTACATCGTTTACGGGAAGCCCTCCCCATCGCCGATCACCAAGTTCTACGTGGTCGACGATGCCTCGGCCAACTCCACCTACGAATACACGGCCCTCGGCACGCCGGCGGAACGCTATTCGGTCGCCGCCGGCAACACCGCCCCGCGTGGCGCAGCCAGCACCGCGGCCGGCGACAAGGTCTGGGTCATCGACGCCAACAAGACGGTCTACGTCTACGACGCAGGCGGCAGCCTCCTCGGCTCCTGGGCGGCCGGCGGCCTGGCGTCCAATGCCACGGTGGAGGGGATCGCCACCAACGGCACCGACGTCTGGATCGTCGACGGCCGGCAGGGCAAGGTCTTCCGCTACGCCGGCGCGGCGGGTCGCCTCTCGGGCAGCCAGAACGCCGCGAGCAGCTTCGCCCTGAACAGCGGCAACGCCGGCCCGAAAGACATCGTCACCGACGGGACAAACCTGTGGGTCGTCAACGACTCCACGACCGACAAGGTCTTCAAGTACACGCTCTCCGGCTCGCTGGTCGGGAGCTGGACCATCTCCGGCGCCGGGTCGAGCCCGACGGGGATCACGCTCGATCCCTCGGGCGGCGGGGCGTTGTGGGTCGTCGACAGCGGGACGGACCGCGTCTACCAGTTCGACAACGCGCGGGGCCGCACCTCCGGGTCGCAATCCCCCTCGGCGAGCTTCGCGCTGGCCGCCGGCAATGCCAACCCGCAGGGGATCGCCGACCCGCCGGCCGGCCCGGGCGCCACCCCCCACGCGGCGATCCCGGGCTCGCGGAAGGCCCGGCCATTCGCCGGGGGTGCCGGGACGCCCGCCGCCCCCTCCTCGATCGCCATCACGCGGGAGTCGCCTACTCTCGTTACGGGTGCTTCCTTGAGCGATCAGGAGCTGACGTTCCTCGCCACCGAGCTGATCCGTGGCACCGCAACGCGAGCCAGGCCCTCGTCCCGGCTCCCTCTCGGTTGA
- a CDS encoding ECF-type sigma factor, whose product MDDVTRVLSAIGRGDPGAAECLLPLVYDELRKLAAHKLGREKPGQTLQATALVHDAYLRLVGSADPGWDGRGHFFAAAAEAMRRILVENARRKAAIKAGGGRQRLDLAAVDLAVEGPKLDLLALDEALAALEARDPRKAQLVKLRYFAGLSVDEAAAALGISPSTADNDWAYARSWLRLAMLGDEANGAAG is encoded by the coding sequence ATGGACGACGTGACGAGGGTCCTTTCGGCGATTGGGCGGGGCGACCCCGGGGCGGCGGAGTGCCTCCTGCCGCTGGTCTACGACGAGCTGCGCAAGCTCGCGGCGCACAAGCTCGGCCGCGAGAAGCCGGGGCAGACGCTCCAGGCCACGGCCCTGGTCCACGACGCCTACCTCCGGCTGGTCGGCTCCGCGGACCCGGGCTGGGACGGCCGGGGCCACTTCTTCGCCGCGGCGGCCGAGGCGATGCGACGGATCCTCGTCGAGAACGCCCGCCGCAAGGCCGCCATCAAGGCCGGCGGCGGGCGTCAGCGGCTCGACCTGGCCGCGGTGGACCTGGCCGTCGAGGGGCCGAAGCTCGACCTGCTGGCCCTGGACGAGGCCCTGGCGGCGCTGGAGGCCAGGGACCCGCGCAAGGCGCAGCTCGTCAAACTCCGCTACTTCGCCGGGCTGTCCGTGGACGAGGCCGCCGCGGCGCTCGGCATCTCCCCCTCGACGGCAGACAACGACTGGGCCTATGCCCGGAGCTGGCTGCGGCTGGCCATGCTCGGCGACGAGGCCAACGGGGCGGCGGGCTGA
- a CDS encoding TolB family protein, producing the protein MSCELHRDGRPSTPDLGRRRLLAGAGAWPLLAALPSRMGLGADGAEDVRRGRLVFTSRGKTGIVNADGTGVRYFEFDRPGQATWQVGAAFPDGRRLILLSMEPRRDGPGRSFEEYYTQTPTHIWIYDLETQSLREIVTKDRLAPFVTPALLIGEDRLLVQVVRNKVGQIFSVRLDGSHARPFTRAGEGLPYGLSLSPDRRRVAFHLAGPEGYQVWTSDVDGSNRVRLAAGADHLYFGTSWSPDGRWVVYVDCHYHADPGHDWADVCIGRADGSAHRVLTTGQSMWFAATYGDPKTRGGGSNVPAWTRAGSILFPRRLPGSRVPWEYQSNRPDLDHFNRDYKPDLARGGVEICRLDPSDGRITALSNPGPNTWDFRSSESPDARLIALCRAPTGGPPALWIMDSDGGHPRLITRGIDDLGVDHPRWI; encoded by the coding sequence ATGTCCTGCGAACTTCACCGCGACGGCAGGCCGAGCACGCCGGACCTGGGCCGCCGCCGACTCCTCGCCGGGGCCGGGGCGTGGCCGCTGCTCGCCGCGCTACCCTCAAGGATGGGGCTCGGGGCCGATGGGGCGGAGGATGTCCGGAGGGGCCGGCTCGTCTTCACCTCGCGCGGCAAGACCGGGATCGTCAACGCGGACGGCACCGGCGTGCGGTACTTCGAGTTCGACCGGCCGGGCCAGGCGACCTGGCAGGTCGGGGCGGCGTTCCCGGACGGCCGCCGCCTGATCCTCCTCAGCATGGAGCCACGGCGCGACGGCCCGGGTCGGTCCTTCGAGGAATACTACACGCAGACGCCGACGCACATCTGGATCTACGACCTGGAGACGCAATCGCTCCGGGAGATCGTCACCAAGGACCGGCTCGCGCCGTTCGTCACGCCCGCGCTCCTGATCGGCGAGGACCGGCTGCTGGTCCAGGTGGTCCGGAACAAGGTCGGCCAGATCTTCAGCGTGCGGCTGGACGGCAGCCACGCCCGCCCGTTCACGCGGGCCGGCGAGGGGCTCCCGTACGGCCTGAGCCTCAGCCCCGACCGCCGCCGCGTCGCGTTCCACCTGGCGGGCCCGGAGGGCTATCAGGTCTGGACGAGTGACGTGGACGGCTCGAACCGCGTCCGCCTCGCGGCGGGTGCGGATCACCTCTACTTCGGCACGAGCTGGTCGCCCGACGGCCGCTGGGTCGTCTACGTCGACTGCCACTATCACGCGGACCCGGGCCACGACTGGGCCGACGTCTGCATCGGCCGCGCCGACGGCTCCGCGCATCGCGTATTGACCACGGGGCAATCCATGTGGTTCGCCGCCACGTACGGCGACCCCAAGACCCGCGGCGGCGGTTCCAACGTCCCCGCCTGGACCCGCGCCGGCTCGATCCTCTTCCCCCGCCGGCTCCCCGGCTCCAGGGTCCCCTGGGAGTACCAGTCGAACCGCCCGGATCTCGATCACTTCAACCGCGACTACAAGCCCGACCTGGCCCGCGGCGGCGTGGAGATCTGCCGCCTCGATCCGAGCGACGGCCGGATCACCGCCCTCTCGAACCCTGGGCCGAACACCTGGGACTTCCGCTCCAGCGAGTCCCCCGACGCCCGCCTCATCGCCCTCTGCCGCGCCCCGACCGGCGGCCCGCCCGCCCTCTGGATCATGGATTCCGACGGAGGCCATCCCCGCCTCATCACCCGCGGCATCGACGACCTGGGAGTCGATCATCCGCGCTGGATCTGA
- a CDS encoding endonuclease/exonuclease/phosphatase family protein, with product MSMTDKGPLRYRLIDGVATPVLPEGRRSPSRMVRRGTAIACWAYAATLLGAWAIARLSPASSWPVHLLLYGPAWVAALPAVVLIPLVAWLRRPWSAAAVGLGLVGFVGVSGFNVPWGTPLASPPRPGEPLRVLTCNVQGKDLKADVLATLIREARPDVICLQECTLSDPIATLGLEGWQARTAGEHCLASRFPIEEFAELRRPDKSYRIIAVRARLVRPGGDVPIASVHLLTPRRGLEPLVETKVTGLAAFREIAATQSYESELLRRWVERAPESLVLAGDFNLTAEQPLFRRDWSSYRDAFAWTGWGLGHTMFTRLIGLRIDHVLCGSRWLPRSCAVGPDVGSAHRPVVVELAPVP from the coding sequence ATGTCGATGACCGACAAGGGACCGCTCCGCTACCGGCTCATCGACGGCGTGGCCACCCCCGTGCTGCCGGAGGGGCGCCGGTCCCCGTCGCGGATGGTCCGGCGCGGGACGGCGATCGCCTGCTGGGCCTACGCGGCGACCCTCCTCGGGGCCTGGGCCATCGCCCGGCTGTCTCCCGCCTCATCCTGGCCGGTCCACCTGCTGCTCTACGGGCCCGCCTGGGTCGCGGCCCTGCCGGCGGTCGTCCTGATCCCCCTGGTGGCCTGGCTGCGGCGGCCTTGGTCCGCTGCGGCGGTGGGGCTGGGCCTCGTCGGGTTCGTCGGCGTCTCGGGATTCAACGTCCCCTGGGGGACCCCTCTGGCCTCGCCGCCGAGGCCCGGCGAGCCCCTCCGCGTGCTGACCTGCAACGTCCAGGGGAAGGACCTGAAGGCGGACGTCCTGGCGACCCTGATCCGGGAGGCACGCCCGGACGTCATCTGCCTCCAGGAGTGTACGCTGAGCGACCCGATCGCGACCCTCGGGCTGGAGGGCTGGCAGGCGCGGACGGCCGGCGAGCACTGCCTGGCGAGCCGCTTCCCGATCGAGGAGTTCGCGGAGCTCCGCCGGCCGGACAAGTCGTATCGCATCATCGCCGTCCGCGCCCGGCTGGTGCGCCCGGGGGGCGACGTCCCCATCGCGTCGGTCCACTTGCTGACCCCGCGCCGGGGGCTCGAGCCGCTCGTGGAGACGAAGGTGACCGGCCTCGCCGCCTTCCGGGAGATCGCCGCGACCCAAAGCTACGAGTCGGAACTCCTCCGTCGCTGGGTCGAGAGGGCCCCCGAGAGCCTCGTCCTCGCCGGGGATTTCAACCTGACGGCCGAGCAGCCCCTCTTCCGGCGCGACTGGTCGTCCTACCGCGACGCCTTCGCCTGGACCGGCTGGGGCCTGGGGCACACCATGTTCACCCGCCTGATCGGCCTCCGGATCGATCACGTCCTCTGCGGCTCGCGCTGGCTGCCCCGCTCCTGCGCGGTGGGCCCCGACGTGGGCTCGGCCCACAGGCCCGTGGTCGTCGAGCTCGCCCCCGTCCCCTGA